From the Aphis gossypii isolate Hap1 unplaced genomic scaffold, ASM2018417v2 Contig00647, whole genome shotgun sequence genome, one window contains:
- the LOC126554912 gene encoding uncharacterized protein LOC126554912: protein MNDSLEILETTKGKALAVHNGYQYRRYRTNNVNVTTWLKKNTILQKRDSSNSAAQIFREEFTPLIDQGLDLVTEIPVYSSVKTTLNRIRRKSLGNSLDPKLREDIIIPSDSEFVLFDDGKEDRIIGLCSSKGRQIASEGKTCFVDGTFKSSSKQFYQVYTVHIDIGSTNDEINIIPRLFSMIKAHIPNFNPESFTLDFEISTIQSIKQIFPNAEIYGCNFHFNQSLWRKVQNIGLASNYKDDADIRLHVRMCSALAHIPIDDIDEGWIIIMTNTPDNDKLQIFYDYFIEQWLENPIISRSVWNCYQRRHRTNNIVEGWNSKLNKILNKPQPTFNDLYHCLKKRLKILIYYMNAVT from the exons atgaacGATTCTTTAGAAATTTTGGAAACTACTAAAGGAAAAGCTTTAGCAGTACACAATGGTTACCAATATAGGAGGTATCGAACCAATAATGTAAATGTTACAACCTGG ttaaaaaaaaatacaatattgcaAAAACGTGATTCATCAAATTCTGCAGCTCAAATTTTTCGTGAAGAGTTTACACCATTAATAGATCAGGGATTAGATTTAGTGACCGAAATTCCAGTTTACTCGTCTGTAAAAACGACATTAAATCGTATACGTAGGAAATCGCTTGGAAATTCGTTGGATCCTAAATTAAGGGAAGATATTATCATACCTAGTGATTCTgagtttgtattatttgatgACGGAAAAGAAGATAGAATTATAGGCTTATGTTCAAGTAAAGGTAGACAAATTGCTTCTGAAGGAAAAACTTGTTTTGTGGATGGCACTTTTAAAAGCTCTagcaaacaattttatcaagtTTATACTGTTCATATTGATATTGGGTCTACAAATgacgaaataaatataattcct CGTTTATTTTCGATGATAAAAGCACACATTCCAAATTTTAATCCTGAATCATTTACATTggattttgaaatttcaactattcaatcaataaaacaaatattcccAAATGCCGAAATATATGGTTGCAACTTCCATTTTAATCAATCGCTTTGGagaaaagttcaaaatatagGTTTAGCGAGTAATTATAAAGATGATGCAGATATTAGATTACACGTTAGAATGTGTTCTGCCTTAGCTCATATTCCAATTGATGACATTGACGAAggttggattattattatgaccaaTACACCTGATAATGACAagcttcaaatattttatgattattttattgaacagtGGCTGGAAAACCCGATTATTTCAAGAAGTGTATGGAATTGTTATCAAAGAAGACatagaacaaataatattgttgaggGATGGaacagtaaattaaataaaatattaaataagccACAGCCAACTTTTAATGATTTGTATCACTGTCTAAAAAAGAGGCTGAAAATtctgatttattatatgaacgcAGTTACTTAA